One genomic window of Cololabis saira isolate AMF1-May2022 chromosome 3, fColSai1.1, whole genome shotgun sequence includes the following:
- the LOC133440806 gene encoding uncharacterized protein LOC133440806, protein MSNPDIQSRNLMNSFDQKPFPAEPEGNTTTRSDGSGTTGGSGAAGTGVTRNTTVPEPPEPPGYQNHRGTRTTRTTRTTTATGGRMSPDVQLHLPLFLLLLILRQAQLTSGSGSPQTNMGLDFLVVFPENIAHYHPMDPQNRVSVTALQAGTRVQLKTPLQEQDLLMDAGETRTVSVDLELGGRDRTSGGSWTSSGSWTSDQALRVTSDQLVVVTALSRRSRSLQSALVLPVDRLGTKYFVPPTPGVPWIDASASTADVTERGPFRLVIVNGDQDNAITVDGVGATAQIQLGPGMVAQVALETGAALRTVEAQEPVSVLFGHPCAVRVNCTCGLLYSPLTPSPDRIDRIANFPIPPALVGDAEDEASVLFAGMDVSEVRAYDPGLSLVQGPGNPLLYRPGLLLPLVPETEYGGCYLVTAPPAADAETAAVVMVHRGLQDWVRVGDGPLEDAEWEDVRGTLYVSTRIAVAPDTTVLIWHKSATIVVYVLQTKGGSVFGNPAPMIGSSPDSKGCVLVPEVVQIQEAAASWRASLASCADQDLELVSLSSETVRRQICRKLPWSGPGTGPGTDVPEQVWIGMRRSAKTSEWYWVNNDTLSNAHWAAGEPGAHDDGQCAAMSLQQGGDFSWRDEDCCRAVRPVCYRKAKILVL, encoded by the exons TGCAGAACCTGAAGGCAACACG ACGACCAGGTCAGACGGGTCAGGAACTACAGGAGGTTCAGGAGCAGCAGGAACCGGAGTGACCAGAAACACCACGGTaccagaaccaccagaaccaCCGGGGTACCAGAACCACCGGGGTaccagaaccaccagaaccaccagaaccaCCACAGCGACAG GCGGAAGGATGAGTCCAGACGTCCAGCTCCATCTCccgctcttcctcctcctcctcatcctccgtcAGGCTCAGCTGACCTCAG GATCCGGGTCCCCCCAGACCAACATGGGCCTGGATTTCCTGGTGGTGTTTCCGGAGAACATCGCCCACTACCACCCGATGGACCCCCAGAACCGGGTGTCGGTGACGGCCCTGCAGGCCGGGACCCGGGTGCAGCTGAAGACGCCCCTGCAGGAGCAGGATCTGCTGATGGACGCCGGCGAGACCCGGACCGTCTCGGTGGACCTGGAGCTGGGCGGGCGGGACCGGACCTCCGGCGGGTCCTGGACCTCCAGCGGGTCCTGGACCTCCGACCAGGCGCTCCGCGTCACCAGCGACCAGCTAGTGGTGGTGACGGCGCTGAGCCGCCGCAGCCGCAGCCTGCAGTCGGCGCTGGTGCTGCCGGTCGACCGGCTCGGCACCAAGTACTTCGTCCCGCCGACGCCCGGCGTGCCGTGGATCGATGCTAGCGCTAGCACCGCGGACGTCACCGAGAGAGGACCGTTCAGGCTGGTCATCGTCAACGGCGACCAGGACAACGCCATCACCGTCGACGGCGTCGGGGCCACCGCGCAGATCCAGCTGGGACCCGGAATGGTGGCCCAGGTGGCCCTGGAGACGG GGGCGGCTCTGCGGACGGTGGAGGCCCAGGAACCCGTATCCGTCCTCTTCGGTCACCCTTGCGCCGTCCGGGTCAACTGCACCTGCGGCCTGCTGTACTCGCCCCTGACACCCAGCCCCGACCGCATCGACCGCATCGCCAACTTCCCCATCCCGCCGGCCCTGGTGGGCGACGCCGAGGACGAGGCGTCGGTCCTCTTCGCGGGGATGGACGTGTCCGAGGTCCGGGCCTACGACCCGGGTCTGTCGCTAGTGCAGGGGCCCGGGAACCCGCTGCTCTACCGGCCGGGGCTGCTGCTCCCCCTCGTCCCCGAGACCGAATACGGCGGCTGCTACCTGGTCACCGCGCCCCCCGCCGCCGACGCCGAGACCGCCGCCGTGGTGATGGTGCACCGGGGCCTGCAGGACTGGGTCCGGGTCGGGGACGGGCCCCTGGAGGACGCCGAGTGGGAGGACGTGAGGGGGACGCTGTACGTCTCCACCCGGATCGCCGTGGCGCCAGACACCACGGTCCTGATCTGGCACAAGTCGGCCACCATAGTCGTCTACGTCCTGCAGACCAAGGGAGGGTCCGTGTTCGGGAACCCGGCGCCCATGATCGGCTCCAGCCCAG ACTCCAAGGGCTGTGTTCTGGTTCCGGAGGTGGTCCAGATCCAGGAAGCGGCCGCCAGCTGGCGGGCGTCGCTAGCGTCCTGCGCCGACCAGGACCTGGAGCTGGTTAGCTTGTCCAGCGAGACCGTCCGCCGGCAGATCTGCAGGAAGCTGCCCTGGTCCGGTCCCGGTACCGGTCCCGGTACCGACGTCCCTGAGCAGGTCTGGATCGGTATGAGGCGCAGCGCCAAGACCAGCGAGTGGTACTGGGTCAACAACGACACGCTGAGCAACGCCCACTGGGCCGCCGGCGAGCCCGGCGCCCACGACGACGGCCAGTGCGCCGCCATGAGTCTCCAGCAGGGCGGCGACTTCAGCTGGAGGGACGAGGACTGTTGCCGGGCCGTCCGGCCCGTCTGCTACCGCAAGGCCAAGATCCTGGTCCTGTAG